The nucleotide sequence GCTCCATGACTCGCATTGGCAGCGCAGAGAATCGTTCAAAACGTTTAACGGACCGCAGAAGCCCGGTAATTGGTCCGTCGATTCTTCAAGCCCTTGACCATTGGGACCGCGAGCAGGTTCCCACAATCCGCGTTCGCACTCGCGGCACAGAACCAGGCACGCGGAGGACGGAGCGCGAACGAAGAATCCTGCTCCACAGCCACTCACAGACGGGCCTGCCGGAAGGGGACAATTGGAGTTAACCGCTTACCCCAAGACCCGATACGCGATCGCGACTTAATCTGGACACCTGGACATTGCCGGGGATTGCGCTCTTGGCAAAGTCTGCCTCTGGCACTGATTGCATCCTGAGATTGCACTCGCCACACTGGTTCGCTCATCGGAGCCTGAAAATTTGTGCCGTGATTGGGAACGTGAAAATGTCAGAGGAACTGGTTGGTCGGATCTGTGCCGAATTGACAAAGCTCGTGCTGGTTGACCCTCACACGCACATTAACCCACATGCCCCCGCGTCCACGACGCTCGCGGACATCATGGGCTATCATTACTACACCGAACTGGCTCATTCCTCGGGAATGCCTAAAGCCCTGATCGAAGAACCCGGCCTGGACCCCAAGACCAAGGTGGGCCGCCTGGTGGAATCATTGCATGACCTGGACAACACAGTCCAAGTCAGTTGGCTGGTGGAGCTTTGTCGCAAGTTTTTCGGTTTCCAGGACAACCGTATTACTCCCGCAAACTGGGAATCGCTTTACGACAAAGCCGCGACCGTGATGGCACAGCCTGAGTGGGAGGACCAGTGCCTGAAACAGTCGGGAATCGAACGGGTCTTTCTGACGAACGAGTTCGACGATCCTCTGACCGGCTTTGACACAGCTCGCTACATCCCATGCCTGCGGACCGACGATCTTGTGTTCCACTTCACCAACCCGGTTGTGAGAGAACGTCTGACGAAAGCCACGGGGATCGAACCGTCGAACCCCGAACGAATCCGACAGGCCATTGGTAAGCTGTTCGAACACTTCGTTCGGCATGGGGCAAAAGCGTGCGCGATCAGCCTCCCACCCAGCTTTGCCCCTCGCAAGCCGCTTTCGGACGAATTGATTGACACCAACTTCCGCACTTCATTTCTGGATCCTGACTCAACCACCAAAGACGTGGGTCAAAACTTCATCTTCTGGACAATAGCCGAGTTCTGCGCCGAATACCGACTTCCTTTTGATCTCATGATCGGGGTCAACAGGCGCGTCTACCCGTCGGGGGTGTATCAGGGGCAGGATCTGTTCGATCAGCGGGTCTCGTTAATCCAGTACAGAGAGCTCTTCAACGCGTTCCCGCAAGTCACATTCCCTGTCTCAGTCCTGGCTCAGGCCAGCAACCAGGAACTTGTCAGCTATAGCTGGATCTTTCCAAACGTGGTCACCAACGCTCACTGGTGGTATTCCAACATTCCGGCATACA is from Schlesneria sp. DSM 10557 and encodes:
- a CDS encoding amidohydrolase, whose protein sequence is MSEELVGRICAELTKLVLVDPHTHINPHAPASTTLADIMGYHYYTELAHSSGMPKALIEEPGLDPKTKVGRLVESLHDLDNTVQVSWLVELCRKFFGFQDNRITPANWESLYDKAATVMAQPEWEDQCLKQSGIERVFLTNEFDDPLTGFDTARYIPCLRTDDLVFHFTNPVVRERLTKATGIEPSNPERIRQAIGKLFEHFVRHGAKACAISLPPSFAPRKPLSDELIDTNFRTSFLDPDSTTKDVGQNFIFWTIAEFCAEYRLPFDLMIGVNRRVYPSGVYQGQDLFDQRVSLIQYRELFNAFPQVTFPVSVLAQASNQELVSYSWIFPNVVTNAHWWYSNIPAYIELDTRARLQAVPRNKQVGYYSDMYKLEFAWPKFSMYRECLSRVLAQDFVIARKWSENDAILLGKQVLRGNVESIFNV